Genomic DNA from Nocardioides aquaticus:
TCAGCAGGTTGCCGGCGGCCAGGCCGAACAGGAACAGCCCGACCAGGCCCTGGTCGGCCTGCTGGTAGGCCAGCCAGGCCACGCCCCCGACGGCCAGCGACGTCAGCGGGCCGACGACGGCGACCCAGAACTCCTGGCGCGGCGAGCGCGCCTCGCCCTGCACGGCGGTCATCCCGCCGAGGAAGTGCAGCGTGATGGACGGGACCACCGTGCCGAAGCGCCGGGCGACCAGCGCGTGGGAGATCTCGTGCAGCAGGACGGCCAGGTAGAGCAGGGCCGCGAACACCGCCCCGGCGAGGTAGCGCAGCGGGCCGAGCCCGGGGCGTACGGCCTCGACCTGCGGGGCGAGGATCACCGCGAACACCGCCGCGAAGAGCAGCGTCGTGTAGGAGACCAGGATCTGGGTGCCCCCGACGGTGGCCAGCCGTACGGTCCCGACCGGGCGCGGGGCGGACGGCGGGGATGCGGGGACGGACACGTCCAGAACCTACCGGGACGCACGGCGCCGACCGTCGTCGGCGCGGCCTCCTAGGCTCGTCCCGTGACCGCCTCCCTGCCCGCCCCGGCCTCGCCCGCCGAGGCCGTCTCCACCCCGGTCGACGGTGTCGACGTGGTGGGGGCGCTGTCGCCGAGCCGGGCGGTCGACTTCGTGACCTGCCCCCTGCGCTACCGGTTCCGGACCGTGGACCGGCTACCGGAGGAGCCGTCGCTGGACGCCGCCCGCGGGACGCTGGTGCACAAGGTGCTGGAGGACCTCTTCGACGACGCCGCCCCGGACCGGACCCCCGCACGGGCGCGGGGGATGCTCGCGCCGACGTGGGAGGCGCTCGTGGCGGCCGAGCCCGCCCTCGCCGGCCTCTTCGAGGGCGACGGCCCCGAGGTGACGACCTGGCTGGCGTCGTGCGCGACCGTGCTGGACCGGTGGTTCACCCTGGAGGACCCGCGTCGCCTCGAGCCGGCCGAGCGTGAGCTCTACGTCGAGACCGTCACCGCCTCCCGGCTGCTGCTCCGCGGGTTCGTCGACCGCCTCGACGTGGCCCGCGACGGCGCGCTGCGGGTCGTCGACTACAAGACCGGGCGGGCCCCCGGACCGGAGCACGAGGCCAAGGCGCTGTTCCAGATGAAGTTCTACGCCCTGGTGCTGTGGCGCACGCGCGGCGTGGTGCCGGCGGTGCTGCAGCTGGTCTACCTCGGCAACGGCGAGGTGCTGCGCTACCGCCCGGACGTCGACGACCTGCTCGCCACCGAGCGCAAGGTCGAGGCCGTGTGGCGCGCCATCGTCACCGCCCGGGAGAGCGGCGAGTGGCTCCCCCGCCGCGGCGCGCTCTGCCGGTGGTGCTCCTTCCAGGCGCTGTGCCCGGAGTTCGGCGGCACTCCCCCGCCGCTGCCGCAGGACTAGCTGTGATGCCCAGCCAGGTTGTTCAACCTGGTGATGGGTGCGGCCTTCCCGATTGCTGAGTGGGGTCGGTGGTGGTTGTACTGGTGGACCCATGCTGGCAGAGCGGCGAGCCGGGCTGACTCGGAGTTGTAGAACTTCTTGAATGCCCAGTCCTCGGCCAGGGTGCGGTGGAAGCGCTCGATCTTGCCGTTGGTTTGAGGTCGGTAGGGCCGGGTCTTCTTCGGTGTGATGCTGAGTTCGGCGCAGGTCTCGCGCCACAAGTGGGACCTGTAGCAGCTGCCGTTGTCGCTGAGGACCCGTTGGACGGTGACGCCGCGCTGGGCGAACCAGGCGACCGCGTTGCGCAGCACCAGGACCGCGGTTTCCTTGGTCTCGTCGTCGTGGGCCTCGACGTAGGCGACGCGGGAGTGGTCGTCGATCACGGTGTGCAGGTAGCAGGTCCCGATGACTGGGTCGCGGTGCTTGCTGCGTGGTGTGCCGGTGCGCGCCACAGTTGTTGACCGGTTCTTCTGGCCTTGCTGGCGGCCGACGTAGCGCCATCCGCCGCCGTCGGGGACCTTGCCGAGCTTCTTGACGTCGACGTGGAGCAGGTCTCCGGGCTGCTCGTGCTCGTAGCGACGGATCGGCTCCCCGGTGGCACGGTCGATGTGGGTGAGCCGATTGAGGCGGCAGCGGACCAGGACGGCGTGGACGGTCGAGGACGCCATGCCGAGTCGGTCAGCGATCTCGACTGGTCCGAGGCGTTGCTTCCAGCGCAGGTGCACGATCTTGCGGACCACCGGTGCCGGCGTCCGGTTCGGTTGGCGGTGTGGTGCCGAGGACCGGTCGTGCATGCCGTCGGGTCCCTCGTCGCGGTAGCGGTCGGCCCACTTCTTCGCCGTGCGCCAGGAAACGTCGTAGCGCTCAGCAGCACGAACGGGCGGCCATCCCTGGTCGACGATCAGTCGCGCGAGTCGTAGTCGTGCGCGGGGGGTCAGGGCAGCGTTTGCATGGGTAGCGTGGGACACGAAGGCCTCCTTCGGTGGCGGAGCGGTTCCTAGACAGCTCCACTCCACACCGGGGAGGCCTTCGTCCATCTACAGGTCAGATCGTGTCGTCGCAGGATCTCGACCAACGTGCCTGGGCATCACAACTAGCCCGGCCCCGGGTCGACGCGGAAGACCGGCCAGCCGATCACCGTGCGCCAGGCGGCGCTGTCGTCGGTGTCGCGCGGACCGACCACGTAGGTCTCGCGGACGGGGCCGGCGACCGCCAAGGCGTGCTCGGCCACCCAGACGCCGAGCCGCGCGTAGGTCACCTCGATCGTGTCGTGGTCGCCCCGGTGCGTGGTCCGGGCCGTGTCGACCGCCGGCAGCGGCGTGGGCGCCACCCGACCGGTGGTGGGTGGGTCGAGCACGGGCAGGTGGACCAGGGCCTCGCCCCGCCCGGCCGTGAGGAGCGCGTCCTCGAACAGGCCCCCGGGCGGTCCGGTCGGTGCCGGGACGGCGTGGTCGAGCTCGGCCATCGCCCCGGCGTACCAGCCGAGCAGGTCGTCGAGGTCGACCACGGCCCTGACCGCGGCG
This window encodes:
- a CDS encoding IS481 family transposase, yielding MSHATHANAALTPRARLRLARLIVDQGWPPVRAAERYDVSWRTAKKWADRYRDEGPDGMHDRSSAPHRQPNRTPAPVVRKIVHLRWKQRLGPVEIADRLGMASSTVHAVLVRCRLNRLTHIDRATGEPIRRYEHEQPGDLLHVDVKKLGKVPDGGGWRYVGRQQGQKNRSTTVARTGTPRSKHRDPVIGTCYLHTVIDDHSRVAYVEAHDDETKETAVLVLRNAVAWFAQRGVTVQRVLSDNGSCYRSHLWRETCAELSITPKKTRPYRPQTNGKIERFHRTLAEDWAFKKFYNSESARLAALPAWVHQYNHHRPHSAIGKAAPITRLNNLAGHHS
- a CDS encoding RecB family exonuclease; translation: MTASLPAPASPAEAVSTPVDGVDVVGALSPSRAVDFVTCPLRYRFRTVDRLPEEPSLDAARGTLVHKVLEDLFDDAAPDRTPARARGMLAPTWEALVAAEPALAGLFEGDGPEVTTWLASCATVLDRWFTLEDPRRLEPAERELYVETVTASRLLLRGFVDRLDVARDGALRVVDYKTGRAPGPEHEAKALFQMKFYALVLWRTRGVVPAVLQLVYLGNGEVLRYRPDVDDLLATERKVEAVWRAIVTARESGEWLPRRGALCRWCSFQALCPEFGGTPPPLPQD
- a CDS encoding MerR family transcriptional regulator, yielding MPAPLTIGEFARTTQLSVRTLRRYHDAGLLEPAHVDPVTGYRSYALEQVPTAQVIHQLRRLDLPLADVARVLRTTDHDERAALVAGHLRRLEQELDRTRAAVASLRRLLDPAPEDVEVELRSEPAEVVAAVRAVVDLDDLLGWYAGAMAELDHAVPAPTGPPGGLFEDALLTAGRGEALVHLPVLDPPTTGRVAPTPLPAVDTARTTHRGDHDTIEVTYARLGVWVAEHALAVAGPVRETYVVGPRDTDDSAAWRTVIGWPVFRVDPGPG